The Anolis sagrei isolate rAnoSag1 chromosome Y, rAnoSag1.mat, whole genome shotgun sequence genome contains a region encoding:
- the LOC137095606 gene encoding U7 snRNA-associated Sm-like protein LSm10 — MTFAVPFSLVLLLQGLMGHMTQVELWDESLAVGRVTNMDAFMNIRLGPTTFTDRAGRTSQLEGLFIAGRSVRYVHIPYDVDIRAAIEGQLQLLRHVRSFRGRDKGSKEFLHQKDK; from the exons ATGACG tttgcagtgcctttcagtcTGGTGCTGCTGCTGCAGGGCCTGATGGGCCACATGACCCAGGTGGAACTATGGGATGAGAGCCTGGCGGTGGGGCGCGTGACCAACATGGATGCCTTCATGAACATCCGCCTGGGCCCCACTACCTTCACCGACCGGGCCGGGCGCACCTCCCAGCTGGAGGGCCTTTTCATTGCTGGGAGGAGCGTGCGCTACGTCCACATCCCGTATGATGTGGACATCCGCGCTGCCATCGAgggccagctccagctcctgcgccATGTccggagcttcagaggaagggacaAGGGCAGCAAGGAGTTCCTTCACCAAAAGGACAAGTAA